In Halogranum gelatinilyticum, the DNA window AGTCGTGGGCGAGAAACTCCTCGACGGTGTGGCGGCCGATGAAGCGCGTGCCGCCGATGACGAGAGCGTGGCTCATACCGGAGGGACCACGCGCGGTCAAAAAAGTGTGACAGTGTCGGCCCGTGCCGCCGGTTGCTGTGTGGCCGACAGGTCCGGGTCGTCGGCCGCGACCGTCTCGGAGGCGGTATTGGCCTCAGAGATACGCCGAGTCCCACCGCGACGGGCGGCGTTTGTTCCCGCAGTCGTTGCAGAGCACCCGTCCCATCGAGTCCATCGTGACCTCGAATCCCTCGCAGTTGCCACAGAAGTAGCCGTAGCGGTCTCCGCGGTCCTCGTCGACGTAGGCGAGGTAGAACGGGGCCTGCGAGCCACGGTCGCTCTCGTCGAAGGCGACGTAGACGGTCTCGCCGTCGACTTCGTGTGGGTCGAGCGGTGCGGCCACCTCGCCCTCGGTTCCGGGATACTTCGCGAAGACGCGCTCGTCGTAGGCCTCGTCGCCGAGGTCGATGCTCCGGCCGTCGACTTCCTCGTAGCCGTGGTGCTCGTAGAAGTCCGCCCCGGCCTCGTTGAGCGCGAGGACCTTCCCCGTCAGTCGGGTCGCGCCGTGGTCGACGAGCGTCTCCTCCGTCGTCGTCAACAGCCGGGCACCGACGCCACTGCCACGGTGGTCGGGGTGGACGTGGAGCCAACTGATCTCGCCGGTGACGCCGCCCTTGCCGGTGAGATAACACTGGGAGAACGCGACGACCTCGCCGTCGTCTTCGGCGACGAGGTAGACCGCGTCGTCGGCATCGAGTTCATCGGCGAGCTCGTCGCCGTACCACTCGTCGACGGAGTCGTCGATGACTCTCTCGTCGAGACCGTGCCCGTAGGACGCTACGAGTGACTCGTGTGCAACCTCTCGGATGCTGTCAGTGTCGGCCGCCGTCGCCTCACGGATTTCCATACACTGTGTGTGACTCGATGACATAAAAAGCCAACCGCCGTTCGGCGTCCCGCAGACTGACAGCTGCGGTCTGCCGTCGGTCGTTCTCGCTCAGGCGTCCTTCGCCACGCCCGTCACCATCACGGGCCGACCGGCGTTGAGAATCACCGTCTGGGTGACGCTACCGAACAATGCCTTTCCGGCGGGCGACCGCTTGCGGCCACCGACGACGATGAGGTCCGCGTCGATGTCGGCGGCGAGCTCCATGATTGCGTCGGCCGGGTCGCCGCTGGACTCCTCGACGGCATACTCGATGCCGGCCTCGTCGAACAGGTCGCCCGCCTCGCGGACCGACGCGATCTGCGTCGCCGACGCACCGCTCGGGTTGTCGGTGAAACTGTGGATGATCGTCACGTGTTTTTCGGACCCCTCGCCGGGGAGGTCGGCGATCTCCTGTGCGCACTGCCGGGCGTGGGCTTCGTCCTCATCGACACCGAGTACCACGTGATACATACCCACAATTTCCCGGCCTGACCGCTTAGTCTTTTGGGGAGACGGCGTCGGGGTCGTCGACGTACTGCGAGACGTAGACGACGACGAGCAACGGGATTCCGAGGACAGTCGCGATGGTCAGCGCGCCGTAGGCGGCGAAGCCGAGTTGGGTCGCGGGGAACTCGACGAGAAAGAGATACGCCGGCGGTTCCAGGTTGTCGACGAACGTCGCCGTCAGAAAGCCGGCGGTGCCAGCGACGGCGACGAGTCCGGCGTACAGGACGAGCACGAACCGCTGACCACTGAAGCCTCGTTTGGGCACGTCTAGAGCACGGCGGCGGTCGTGATTATCGCTTTCGGAGTCGCCTCATCCGGCGTATCGACGGGTCTTTGTCGGCTCGGTCCCGACTGTCGACTATGTCCGACAAGGACCTCCTCGGCATCGTGCTCACCGGCGTCGCGTTCTTGATGTTCGCGACGGGTCTCATCCTCGCGTTCTGAACGTCGCGTTCTGAGCACGGGCGAACCACCGCCCGACATACCGAGACTTTCTCGCCGAGCGGCGCGGCCGCCTGGACCACGAACGCTGTAGCTACCGGGCTAGCAGACACGGCGAAAACAACGCTCGAAAAACCGCAGTCAGTCGGTCGCTATTCGTCGGATTCGACGTCGGCTTCCTGACCGCCGTCAGTTGCGAGTTCTTCTTCCTCGCCACCGTCGGCGATCTTCGTCTGCAGTTTGCGGTCGAACCAGTCCCACTCGGACGTGTAGAGACCGTCTTCCTTGAGGTTCCACGGGTCGCCGTCTTCGACCTTCGGGCCTTCGAGCCACGAGATGACGAAGTTGTACAGCCAGATGAACCCGCCGAGCATCAGGATGAACGCGCCGAGCGTGGCGATCTGGTGGAGCGTGGCGAACTGCGGCAGGAAGGTCGCGTAGCGACGCGGCATCCCGCCGTAGCCGAGCAGGATCATCGCGAAGAACGTGATGTTCGTCCCGACCATCCAGAGCCAGAAGTGCCACTTGCCGAGTTTCCGCTGGTACATCCGCCCGGTGAAGAGGGGGAACCAGTAGTAGAGCCCGGCGAAGCCGGCGAACGCGATGGCCCCCATGACGATGTAGTGGAAGTGACCCACGACGTAGTAGGTGTCGTGGAGCACGAGGTCGACGGGGATGGAGGCGAGGAAGACGCCCGTGACACCGCCGATGATGAAGTTACTGACGAAGCCGATACAGAAGAGCATCGGCGTTGTCAGCCGGATCCGACCGTTCCACATGGTCGTAATCCAGTTGAAGGTCTTCACCGCAGAGGGGATCGCGATCGCCATCGACACCGCCATGAAGGAGGCGCGGAGGCGTGGGTCGATACCCGTCGCGAACATGTGGTGCGCCCAGACACCGAACGAGAGCACACCGATCGCGAGCGTGGAGTAGACGACGAACTTGAACCCGAACAGCCGCCGGCCGGAGAAGCGCGGCAGCACGTAGCTGACGATACCCATCGGGGGCAACACCAGGATGTAGACTTCGGGGTGGCCGAAGAACCAGAAGAGATGTTGCCAGAGGATGGTGCCGCCGGGTCCGGCGTAGAACGCGGTGCCGAAGTTACGGTCGGCGAGCAGCATGATCATCGCACTGCCCAGAAGCGGGAAGGCGAAGAGGATGAGTCCCGACTGGGTCAGGATGGTCCACGAGAAGATGTCGAGGTTGGCCCAGGTGACTTCCTCGGCGCGCTCGGTGAAGATGGTCGCGATGAAGTTGATCGACCCCATCGTCGCCGAGACACCCGAGAGATGCAGCCCGAGCAGCATCAAGTCGACGCCAGCGTTGGCCTGGTTACCGGAGCCGACACCCGCCGAGAGCGGCGTGTACATCGTCCACGCGGTCTGTGCGGGGATGATGTCGTTGGTCGGAATGAGGAAGCCAGCCCAGATGAGGAGGGCGGCCGGGGGAAGCAGCCAGAAGGCGATGGCGTTGATGCGTGGGAACGCCATGTCGTCCGCGCCGATGATGAGCGGGACGAGATAGTTCGCGAACGCCGCGATGATGGGCGTCCCGAAGAGGAACAGCATCGTGATACCGTGACTCGTCAGAAGCGAGTTGTAGAACGTGTTCGAGATGAGCGTCATGCCGGGGTCGGCGAGTTCCGCCCGCATCAGCATGACCATCGCACCGCCGACGAGGAAGGCGATGACGGCGTAGAGACCGTACAGCATCCCGATGTCCTTGTGGTCGACGGTCGTCAACCAGCGGATCAAGCCGCCGGGTTTCTCGTGTGCGTGACCGCTCTCCTGTCCGTATCCGCCCCCACCGCCGCCCGCCAGCGGCGTGTAAGAGCGCCAGTTCTCCACCCGGGTGAGCCAGGCGGCGACGGCGACGAGGAAGACCCCCATCAACACCGTCAGTGCTAACTGTCCAGTGATCTCCATGGAGGAGGGTGAGGAGTGGAAGGTAAAGAAAGATTCGGGTGACAGCCGCGGGCGGTCGGTCCTCAGTTGCTGCTTTCGGCGGTGAGATCGTCGTCGTCAGTCTCGGACGTCTCGTCCGATTCGGCCGATTCGTCGTCGGCCTCCTCGAGTGCGTCGGCACCGTCGGAGTGAGCTCGCTCCTCGTACTCTTCGAGCGTCTCCGCACCGGGCACCGTCGCCGCCCCGGCGAGATAGACTTCCGAACGCTTCTCGTCCCCCGCGATGGCCTTCCCGGAGAGATACGTCAGGATGGCGAGGCCGACGAACGGGAACAGCATCAGCCCGTACATGATCGGCGTTCCGAGCGTGTCGTAGCCGAAGGGGTCGTAGACGGCGAACAGCGCGATGAACCCGGCGATAATCCCGAGCGGGACGATGTTAACCGTCAAGTCCAGGAGTGTGTCCTTGTCGAAGATTTTGGCGGCCATACCGACGTGTTGCAGACGCCCAAGCAAATAGGTTGTTGGTTCGCGTTGCTGTGTGACGTGGCTGTGCTGGAGTCGTAGAATAAAGCGAGGCAGGCGATGGGAGGTGGAGTCGTCGGTGACGATGCAGCCGCCAGTCGACGGCGGCTCAGAACGGACTCGGGTCGCGGAGGACCGTCCGGCCGACGAGGCTCCCGACGAGGAGGATGACGGCGGCCGCGATGACGGCGTAGCCGCGAGCGAGGAGCTGGATGCCTTCGGCCGTCACGAGGGTGTCGGCGTAGAGGAAGAGTCCTCCGAGTCCGAACAAGAGGACCGAACAGACGACGAGCGCGCGCCACGGTGTCTTGGCGTAGCCAGCTTCCTTGGCCATCCCAGCGGCACTCCCACAGAAGAGGATCAGCCCGCCGACCGACAGCGGTGCGAGGTCGAACAGGATACCGACCTCGGCGATCGGGATGCCGAGGGCGATAAACAGCGGCCACGGGCTCGCCATCCGGTATTGGTCGCTCAATCCGGGGTCTTCGTCCATACCGGTCGTAACGGCTGGAGCCTACAAAGCACTTCGGAAGCGGCCTCAGGGGAGGAAGACACCGTGTCGGGCGAGGTAGTCGTTGACCGCCTTGATTTCGACGGGGCTGCCGATGATCCGGCAGTGCGTGTTCGCCGTGAACACCGTGACGACGAACTCCGATTCGAGTTCGTCACGCATCCCGTCGAGCGCGTCACAAGGGACTACGATCTCCGTGCTTTCACGGAGACGGGAGGGGTCCGGCATACGGTACTCGTCAGCACTCTGTGATGACTTTTAACCGTGTCGAAGTCGCACGATATACATTCTTCCCGCGGACGCACGCGAAGGCGAGGGCGCACGTGGCGCGCCGTGCCCGCGTGCTCGTCACGCGCACGCAAACACAGAAGGAAAGGGTTTTTCGAGGGACGAAGCGGAATTACGGGTAATGGGTCTTGAGGAGGAAATCGAAGAGCTCCAAGAGGAAATCGCCAGTACGCCCTACAACAAGTCGACTGAGGGGCACATCGGCCGGCTGAAGGCGAAACTCGCGGAGAAAAAGGAGAAACTGGAGAACCAGTCCTCCGCCGGTGGGGGGGTCGGGTACGCCGTCGAGAAGACGGGCGACGCGACCATCGCTCTCGTCGGCTTTCCGAGCGTCGGCAAGTCGACGCTCATCAACGCCCTCACCAACGCCGACAGTGAGGTCGGTGAGTACGAGTTCACCACGCTCGACGTCAACCCCGGTATGCTGCAGTACCGCGGGGCCAACATCCAAGTCCTCGACGTCCCCGGTCTCATCGAGGGTGCTGCGGGTGGCCGTGGTGGCGGGAAGGAGGTCCTCTCCGTCGTCCGGACCGCCGACCTGGTGGTCTTCGTCCTCTCCGTCTTCGAGATCGAGAAGTACGAGCGGCTGAGCGAGGAACTCTACTACAACAAGATTCGCCTCGACAAGGAGCCGCCGAGCATCTTCATCAACAAGAAGGGCCGCGGCGGAATCCGCGTCACGAAGACCGACGAGGTCCAACTGGACGAGGACACCATCAAGGGAATCCTGCGGGAACACGGCTACGTCAACGCCGAGGTGACCGTCCGCGGCGACATCACCGTCGACGAACTCATCGACGGCATCATGGACAACCGCATCTATCTCCCCTCCATCGT includes these proteins:
- a CDS encoding GNAT family N-acetyltransferase, with the protein product MEIREATAADTDSIREVAHESLVASYGHGLDERVIDDSVDEWYGDELADELDADDAVYLVAEDDGEVVAFSQCYLTGKGGVTGEISWLHVHPDHRGSGVGARLLTTTEETLVDHGATRLTGKVLALNEAGADFYEHHGYEEVDGRSIDLGDEAYDERVFAKYPGTEGEVAAPLDPHEVDGETVYVAFDESDRGSQAPFYLAYVDEDRGDRYGYFCGNCEGFEVTMDSMGRVLCNDCGNKRRPSRWDSAYL
- a CDS encoding universal stress protein yields the protein MYHVVLGVDEDEAHARQCAQEIADLPGEGSEKHVTIIHSFTDNPSGASATQIASVREAGDLFDEAGIEYAVEESSGDPADAIMELAADIDADLIVVGGRKRSPAGKALFGSVTQTVILNAGRPVMVTGVAKDA
- a CDS encoding DUF7520 family protein, which gives rise to MPKRGFSGQRFVLVLYAGLVAVAGTAGFLTATFVDNLEPPAYLFLVEFPATQLGFAAYGALTIATVLGIPLLVVVYVSQYVDDPDAVSPKD
- a CDS encoding cbb3-type cytochrome c oxidase subunit I, which translates into the protein MGVFLVAVAAWLTRVENWRSYTPLAGGGGGGYGQESGHAHEKPGGLIRWLTTVDHKDIGMLYGLYAVIAFLVGGAMVMLMRAELADPGMTLISNTFYNSLLTSHGITMLFLFGTPIIAAFANYLVPLIIGADDMAFPRINAIAFWLLPPAALLIWAGFLIPTNDIIPAQTAWTMYTPLSAGVGSGNQANAGVDLMLLGLHLSGVSATMGSINFIATIFTERAEEVTWANLDIFSWTILTQSGLILFAFPLLGSAMIMLLADRNFGTAFYAGPGGTILWQHLFWFFGHPEVYILVLPPMGIVSYVLPRFSGRRLFGFKFVVYSTLAIGVLSFGVWAHHMFATGIDPRLRASFMAVSMAIAIPSAVKTFNWITTMWNGRIRLTTPMLFCIGFVSNFIIGGVTGVFLASIPVDLVLHDTYYVVGHFHYIVMGAIAFAGFAGLYYWFPLFTGRMYQRKLGKWHFWLWMVGTNITFFAMILLGYGGMPRRYATFLPQFATLHQIATLGAFILMLGGFIWLYNFVISWLEGPKVEDGDPWNLKEDGLYTSEWDWFDRKLQTKIADGGEEEELATDGGQEADVESDE
- a CDS encoding DUF6684 family protein, which produces MAAKIFDKDTLLDLTVNIVPLGIIAGFIALFAVYDPFGYDTLGTPIMYGLMLFPFVGLAILTYLSGKAIAGDEKRSEVYLAGAATVPGAETLEEYEERAHSDGADALEEADDESAESDETSETDDDDLTAESSN
- a CDS encoding DUF7541 family protein: MDEDPGLSDQYRMASPWPLFIALGIPIAEVGILFDLAPLSVGGLILFCGSAAGMAKEAGYAKTPWRALVVCSVLLFGLGGLFLYADTLVTAEGIQLLARGYAVIAAAVILLVGSLVGRTVLRDPSPF
- a CDS encoding VNG_1110C family protein, which gives rise to MPDPSRLRESTEIVVPCDALDGMRDELESEFVVTVFTANTHCRIIGSPVEIKAVNDYLARHGVFLP
- a CDS encoding OBG GTPase family GTP-binding protein, producing the protein MGLEEEIEELQEEIASTPYNKSTEGHIGRLKAKLAEKKEKLENQSSAGGGVGYAVEKTGDATIALVGFPSVGKSTLINALTNADSEVGEYEFTTLDVNPGMLQYRGANIQVLDVPGLIEGAAGGRGGGKEVLSVVRTADLVVFVLSVFEIEKYERLSEELYYNKIRLDKEPPSIFINKKGRGGIRVTKTDEVQLDEDTIKGILREHGYVNAEVTVRGDITVDELIDGIMDNRIYLPSIVTANKADLIDEDYLPTVQDDLRDIGLDPEEVVFISAEKEKGLDALKDKIWDALGLIRIYMDKPGRGVDYEEPLVLMEGDTVGTACKKLGKNFEERFRFARVSGESAKHDDQQVGKDHELADEDVLRIAITR